The Lycium ferocissimum isolate CSIRO_LF1 chromosome 10, AGI_CSIRO_Lferr_CH_V1, whole genome shotgun sequence genome window below encodes:
- the LOC132032448 gene encoding exopolygalacturonase-like encodes MAMAIISESSLALILVLSAVVTCNGAPLPQADQTIFNVMNFGAKPNSELISTQAFMRAWRAACDFNGRARVFVPPGVYTLGETNFAGPCKGTHPIILQIAGTLKAVPDVSEYSNFAWISFDSINGVIITGGGTLDAQGKSVWQFNDCKTNPDCVHLPATLHFNGIENGKVMRLSLINSMGFHLHITNSYLVRFHGLTIDAPEDSPNTDGIHISKSNTIKLSRSVIRTGDDCVSFGQGTNNVTVNKVTCGPGHGISVGSLGKLPGELEVRGLIVKNCTLKGTTNGIRIKTFAGAIPNRAFGMMFSDIVMENVKNPIIIDQSYGDKSTEPSQVKISDVIYQNIRGTTTSDIAVQLMCSSKLPCQNVRLTNINLKHIANTPITSQCENANVGYTGLQIPPACHRLSS; translated from the exons ATGGCCATGGCAATTATTAGTGAATCATCTTTAGCCCTCATTCTTGTGTTGTCAGCTGTGGTTACCTGCAATGGTGCCCCTCTTCCTCAAGCTGATCAAACCATTTTTAATGTCATGAATTTTGGTGCCAAACCTAACTCAGAACTTATAAGCACACAG GCATTTATGAGGGCATGGCGTGCTGCTTGTGATTTCAATGGGAGAGCAAGAGTTTTTGTCCCTCCAGGAGTTTATACACTAGGAGAGACCAATTTTGCAGGACCATGCAAAGGCACACATCCTATAATACTTCAAATTGCAGGAACCTTAAAGGCCGTGCCTGATGTTTCTGAATACTCAAATTTTGCTTGGATCTCATTCGATTCTATTAATGGTGTAATCATTACTGGTGGAGGCACTCTAGATGCTCAAGGCAAATCTGTTTGGCAGTTTAATGACTGTAAAACTAATCCTGATTGTGTCCACCTCCCTGCC accTTACACTTCAATGGTATAGAGAACGGAAAAGTGATGAGGTTGAGTTTGATAAATAGCATGGGATTTCATTTACATATTACTAATAGCTATTTGGTAAGGTTCCATGGTCTTACCATTGATGCTCCTGAAGACAGCCCAAACACTGATGGAATACACATAAGCAAGTCCAACACAATAAAACTCTCCAGGAGTGTCATTAGGACTGGCGATGATTGTGTTTCATTCGGACAAGGAACAAACAATGTCACCGTTAACAAAGTCACCTGTGGCCCTGGTCATGGCATTAG TGTAGGTAGTCTTGGTAAGTTGCCTGGCGAATTGGAAGTTAGAGGACTCATTGTGAAGAATTGCACATTGAAAGGCACCACAAATGGTATCAGAATCAAAACTTTTGCTGGAGCAATTCCCAACAGAGCATTTGGGATGATGTTCAgtgatattgttatggaaaaCGTTAAAAATCCAATTATCATTGACCAGAGTTATGGTGACAAATCAACCGAG CCATCACAAGTGAAAATAAGTGATGTAATTTACCAGAACATAAGGGGCACAACAACCAGTGATATAGCAGTTCAACTAATGTGCAGTTCAAAACTCCCTTGCCAAAATGTTCGACTCACCAACATAAATTTGAAGCATATAGCCAATACACCAATTACTTCTCAATGTGAAAATGCAAATGTTGGCTATACTGGCTTACAAATTCCACCAGCTTGTCATCGACTCTCTTCATAG